gtccacccacagtggtcagactgactgacagaaatCGCATTTAGATTACAGTAattcatattaacagaacatgGAAGTCGAGGATGCAACGATGTGCGGTCCTTCTTACCTAATTCTGATGCgcactttgaagatgttagaacaactgtccacatttacttttcatcagtcaacaagatgagtaacgaacagcaaaatctctagcctgaacaaaaatatagttACAGTTCAgttcaggcacgactccaacaccctcatcaagtttgccgttgacacaacattggtaggcctgatcacagacaacgatgagacagcctatagggaggaggtcagagacctggacatgtggtgcaaggacaacaagctctccctcaacgtgatcaagacaaaggagatgattgtggactacaggaaaaggaggaccgagcaggcCTCCATTCTCATCTACAGGGctctagtggagcaggttgagagcttcaagttccttggtgtccacatcaccaacaaactaacatggtccaaacacactaagacagtcttggagagggcacaacaaaacctattcctcctcaggagactgaaaagttttggcatgggtcctcagatcctcagaaggttttacagctgtaccattgagagcatcctgcctggttgcatcactgcctggtatgacaactgctcggcctccgaccgcaaggcactacagagggtagcgcgtacggcccagtacatcactggggccaagtttcctgccatccaggacctctataccaggccacAAGAGGAAGGTCCTAATAcatgtcagactccagccaccctagtcatagactgttctctctgctactgcacggcaagctgtaccggagcgccaggtctaggtccaaaaggcttctaatcagcatctacccccaagccacaagactccagaacagctaatcaaagggctacccagactaccTCTTCTACGCtggtgctactctctgtttattatctatgcatagtcactttaactctacatacatgtacataatacctcaattacctcaactaaccggtgcccccgcacattgactctgtactggcaccccctgtatatagcctcgctattgttattttactgctgctgtttaattatttgttacttttatttaaacATTTTTACTTAAgacttgtaagcatttcactgttatattcggcgcatgtgacaaatacaatttgatttgatttaaacgaaatcagtgaattgaaataaataaattaggtcctaatctatgggttttcacatgactgggaatacagatatgcatctgttggtcacagataccttaaaaaaaaaagtatgggatgtatatggatcagaaaaccagtcggtatctggtgtgaccaccatttgcctcttgCAGCGCGACATcgcctttgcatagagttgatcaggctgttgattgtggcctgtgaaatgttcTCTCCTCTTCAATGTGTGTTTTgaagtgtttttattttatttaactatgcaagtcagttaagaacaaattattatttacaatgacgagtTGCGTTGCTGGACATTGACAGGGACGGGAACATGCTGTCAttcacgtcgatccagagcatcccaaacatgctcaatgggtgacatgtctggtgagtatgcattcCATTTCCAGCTTCCATGAACTGTGTAcggatccttgcgacatggggctgtgcattatcatgctaaaacatgaCGGGATGGGAGTGGATGAATggaaaattgccattgataaaatgcaattgtgtttgttgtctgtaactTATGGACacccataccatcaccccaccatggggcactctgttcacaacgttgacataagcaaaccactcgcccacacaacgccatacacactgTTTGCCATCTgaacggtacagttgaaaccgggattcatccgtttCAAGCGTGCCAgtagccatcgaaggtgagcatttgcccactgaagtcgattACGATGCCGAACTGCGGTCAGGTCAAGTCCCTGGTGAGGACGActagcacgcagatgagcttccctgagacagtttctgacagtctGTGCAAAAAttattcagttgtgcaaacccaatgttttatcagctgtccgggcggctggtctcagacgatcctgcaggtgaggaagccggatgtggaggtcctgcgctggcgtggttacacatgatctgcggttgtgaggccggttggacgtacttctCTCTAAAACAACAAATTCTCTAAAAAAAccttggaggtggcttatggtcgagaaattaacattcagttttCTGGCAAAAGCTTTGGTGGACAGTTTTGCAGACAGCATGCCAATTAAaaactccctcaacttgagacatctgtggcattgtgttgtgtgacaaaactgcccattttaaagtggcctttcattgtccccagcTCAAAATGTAATgaacatgctgtttaatcagcttcttgatatgccacatttGTATACTGTACACATATtgataaataagatacataacaaatatactgtacacatGCGCCAATTTAATTTCACTAAATAATGTAAATTAACCTATAGACCAATAAGaatgaccagtcaaatgtatttatatcgaCAGGTATTTACATCAATAAATAGGCTAAAAAGCATGATCTTTTATTAAAAATCCCTTTGCGAAATAATGCTTTTTATCCTATTAATTAATGGGAATACCAgtcgatgtaaatacatttgtttgGTCATGATTATCGGTATATAGGTTAATCTGGCCGGTGCCAATTTTATTTATCGgcttttctatttatttattttaaaccgACCAAAAGCAGGCTATTACCATCTTACGGAAACCCTGCACTCTAGGTATTCATGGTACAGTGAGtgtttattatatatatttttttgtataaaATTCGATTCTAATCTCCCTCTAAAATGGCTACATTAAAATATAATAAAAGGAAATTCAATTTGCTGACCTGATATCCTGAAAAGGGATAAAGTCCTTGTCAACGAAGGTCTCATTGATCTTGGCCAAGACATCCATACCCTCTGACACCTCTCCGAACACAGTGTGGACCCCATCCAGGTAGTCCAGGTTCTCACCAGTGGTGATCAGGAACTGGGGACCAAGGAGATTGTTACAGCACAAATAAAATATTTCAGGTGCTTGCCATCTGTCCTACCCGAATCAGTAGGCTAACATTGTGGCTTTCAAACTGATAGCAGTTAAATACTGAGGAGGTGGATGGCAGTTTTACCAACCTGAGAACCATGTTGGTCACTGCCATTGTTCACCATGGACACCATCCCCTTCTTTCTGTGTTTGATCCGTGGGTTTTTCTCTGCATCATAGAAGCGGGCCTGGTCTCCATATAGTTTACTGAGGGTATAGAAAATAAATCCTCAACATTCCTGTGAGATATAAACAACAGCTGTGATGATGATTTTGGACAATGCTGTTTCTGCTGAGGAAGAGGACTTACCCATAGACAGATTCTCCACCACGGCCAGTCCCAGTGGGATCTCCAGTCTGCACAATAAAATCTCTCTGGACATTGTGGATGAGGCAGTAATTGTAGAATTTGATTTTGCATAACTTCAGGAAATTCAGGGATGCTAGGAAAAAAAGGAGCTGATCATCATTATGAGAACACATCATAAGACATTAGGATTTCCTTTTCCTGAGTTTCAATGATTGCGCCACATCAACACAGAGTGAACTATCAGATGAAGTGTCCCCAAAGCAATCTTATCTTTTTAAATGTTTGTTAGCTAGCCGAAATATAAATGTAACAAAACTTAGCATTTGCTATCGCTGGGTAAATGAATGGTTGGCTATCTTGTTACCTAGCACTTGCTAGCAGCAACTTAAGGCGATATTTGACTTTCTGAGAAGCTTTAATTATTACGAAATGTAGGCTGTGTAACCAAATATTAGCGTTGGATGTGTTGGTGCATGTTTTCTTACTTTTAGGCCTTTCTTCTGTGAATAAATCAATGACGATATCACCCAATGTTGTTTCAAGAAGAACCGCCATGTTTGCAGGGTGACTGCGCAGCTGCGCACGCGCTCTTGTTTGGTTCCGGTGTCACTTGGGGGTGTTgtgggtttccactagttaccacaaccACAAAGTCAGAACGTCTATATGGTAAAAAAGTACGAAAACAAAAATATTTGTTGTCTTATTTTAaggttaggtataaggttagccacgtggttatggctagggttaagtttaggattaggtttaaaatcacattttaagaatatAAAACGTAGAAATAGGCggagtttatgactttgtggccgtggtaactagtgacgaccgtgTTGTTGTTTCCTTTTATCAGACTGAAAATAAGTTTCCTGCAAAATATTTTTAAACGACCGCTAGAAGATGGCGATGAAACGAACATCAAGTTATGCTCTATTTTTACTGTTTATGTCGTTTATTTTAGCTGAGTCTGCACCTCGACAGTTGAACACGGTAGGAGACGAATTTACCACGGTACTAGACTAGATAgctataaaaaatgtttttataaaaatAAACTAGTCTAGATAACGTCAACCGTTAGCTGGTAAAATCAACAAGGTTACGTTAGTCGTAACTATGTTTACATGCTGTGCTGaatgcagctaactagctagtcaacTAATATTGGTAGGTTACTAGCTGGCTAATGATGCTAACGTTACCTTTTTTGCTATCTGACTCACtgcagctagctaactagctaatgtttatgtttttatcCAGGTAGCATGAGCACAATACAAACATGGTAGAATGCCCTGAAGTGTCACTCTCACTGGTCCTGATGTTTTGGTGAATAATGTTATTTACCTAGTTAGCTAATGTGTATATCATGTTCCTCTTTACCATTCATGATTCTCACACAGGAAAGCATTCTGATCAATGTGACAGCAGGGACATTGGATGACACACAGGGGCAGGAGTCCAACAACTTGCAGGTAAGCTATAATATTCTGAAGTTGTCTATTAATAAGCTTGTCATAATGGTATTGAATAATAACATAATCAAATCAATACATTTACCTTTTCAGATCAACCTGAATATTTCAGTGGATGAAGAACAGGTGCTCATCAATGACATCCCTGTGGAGTTGTCAGGAGTGACTAGGTTGAACTGCCAAGCCTTGCTGTGTGAGTAGTGAAAATGCTTTTGCTGCTTATAACTTAATTACATAACTGCATTATGCACCTGATTAACACAGCTTTTTACTCTGTTTACAGTGGATACCATCAATGGAACCAGTGAATTTGAATCTGGTGACTATGTGTCCACTGTCACCCGGGTGATGGTGAGCCAGAATCGCCTGTGGAGTGATTCAGAAGAGGTGGTGGCTCTCCAGGTGTTCAGCGAGGTCATTGAGATGGAGGGGAAAAAGGTCAAGTTACTTGATGGAGAAAAGGACAATAAAAAAATGTGTTAGGATATTTATGTCACAGCTAAAGGATCATATTTTCACCATGGTGTGTGGTACAATGATGGGAAATCTGTGATCTTATGGCTTTTGTATCCTTTTCTATCATTTAGGTCCAGCAGCCAGAAATGTGCGAAGTTAAGATACTGATGACCCCCAATTTCCAGAAGCTTGCTCGGTATACCAACACCTACCCCATTGGACACAGTGAGATTTTCAGGATCCCAAGGGAAAATGATGTGGTCATCACAGATCCAACAAATCCTAAAAAAGGTATGCAAGAATAACTGTTTTTGTTCTCTTACTTGAAAAGGACAAGTTATCTAAATTCCATTACTAAAGTAGTGTTCCTAAATTAGTTTGTGAATGGTAATGTTCCACTTCCTTCTGCTCAGCTGAAGACCAAGTGATGTCCCATACCACCATTCATTACCCTCTAAAGCATGCTGACACCACCCAGGAGGAGATTGCTGCCCCAGGCAAGCTCCCAGAGACTCCCCTCCGCATGGACCCAGACTTGCTGTATGATAacaatgatgaggatgatgacttGGGAGGGCTGTCGGATGAAATGCAGACAGAGGCACCGCTCAAAGAATCCATCTCCTCTTACAGTGTAAGTAAATTGGACATCAGATCCAAATCAAATCCACAAAATACATTTTCTAGAATGTGCTCGGAATGTGCTTTGAAGTTTGAATCGGTTTGCAGGCCATGTGTCGATgggtggaggaggtgagggaccgCCTGCGACGCTTCTGGTCTGAGTCCTTGCCCCTGTTCTTTTTGGTTATGTGGGTGGTGGTGATTGGTGTGGTTGGGTCAGCGGTCATTGTCAAGATCCTGGACGTGCTCTTCCCAACATGTGAACACAAGTATGTTTTCACATAGGTCCTGTTGCGCCTGCTTACATGATTGTTGTATAATTAAATGAAACATTACCAGGTCAGTATGCAGGATTTGTCATTGACCACACCTTACTGCCAAGACCATTTAATGAGGCACATCAGTCTCTCATCTTTTCTTAATgcggcaatcagcagtagaaacaataacaaagtgtctGACCCACccattttggtaaaaagctgagggatggggctggagaaatgtaaccacactcaaattcatagacagaggtaTGGATGCAAGTACTGAACATCCATGCTAATGCTATCAAAATTACAGTTGAACTAAGCACATATTTTTCAAGAATCGATGGGTGCATATTATTAATGATTGAAGTTTAAAATTGTAAGTAGCAACTGCCGATTGCCCCTTTTTTAAGTGTG
This portion of the Salvelinus fontinalis isolate EN_2023a chromosome 27, ASM2944872v1, whole genome shotgun sequence genome encodes:
- the LOC129825021 gene encoding glycoprotein integral membrane protein 1-like isoform X1 — encoded protein: MAMKRTSSYALFLLFMSFILAESAPRQLNTVGDEFTTESILINVTAGTLDDTQGQESNNLQINLNISVDEEQVLINDIPVELSGVTRLNCQALLLDTINGTSEFESGDYVSTVTRVMVSQNRLWSDSEEVVALQVFSEVIEMEGKKVQQPEMCEVKILMTPNFQKLARYTNTYPIGHSEIFRIPRENDVVITDPTNPKKAEDQVMSHTTIHYPLKHADTTQEEIAAPGKLPETPLRMDPDLLYDNNDEDDDLGGLSDEMQTEAPLKESISSYSAMCRWVEEVRDRLRRFWSESLPLFFLVMWVVVIGVVGSAVIVKILDVLFPTCEHKGIFHLNHVTLMPEDEKHTLLENIEIEAEEKALNEN
- the LOC129825021 gene encoding glycoprotein integral membrane protein 1-like isoform X2, with protein sequence MAMKRTSSYALFLLFMSFILAESAPRQLNTESILINVTAGTLDDTQGQESNNLQINLNISVDEEQVLINDIPVELSGVTRLNCQALLLDTINGTSEFESGDYVSTVTRVMVSQNRLWSDSEEVVALQVFSEVIEMEGKKVQQPEMCEVKILMTPNFQKLARYTNTYPIGHSEIFRIPRENDVVITDPTNPKKAEDQVMSHTTIHYPLKHADTTQEEIAAPGKLPETPLRMDPDLLYDNNDEDDDLGGLSDEMQTEAPLKESISSYSAMCRWVEEVRDRLRRFWSESLPLFFLVMWVVVIGVVGSAVIVKILDVLFPTCEHKGIFHLNHVTLMPEDEKHTLLENIEIEAEEKALNEN